The genomic region TAGACGACGTAGTCCTTGAGCGCCTGACGGCCGACCTTGTCGCCGATCTGCTTGAGCTGCTTCTTGAGCAGCTTCGGGTCCTTCTTGCCCTTGCGGATCGCCTCGATGTCGAGGTCGTGCAGGGCCACGCCCCACTCGAACAGCAGCGCCAGCAGCGCGTTGTACACGGGCTGACCGAGGTTGTACGGCGTCCACTTCTGGTCGCGGCTCATGCGCAGGATGCCGTAGCCCACGTCGTTGTCGTGACCGAGCACGTTGGTGAACTGGTGGTGGATGTAGTTGTGCGAGTGCTTCCACTGCTCGGCGGGCTGGGTCGTGTCCCACTCCCAGTTGCTGGAGTGGATCTCCGGATCGTTCATCCAGTCCCACTGGCCGTGCATCGTGTTGTGGCCGATCTCCATGTTCTCGAGGATCTTGGCCGACGACAGCATGACGGTGCCGAGCAGCCAGGCCGGCGGGAACATGCTCGCGAACAGGGTGATGCGTCCGGCGACGGCGAGGCGACGCTGCAGCGTGATGACGCGCAGCACGTAGTCTCGGTCGGCCTGGCCGCGGGAGGCCTCGACCTCGGCGCGGATCTCGTCCAGCTCGCGCCCGATCGCGTCGACCTCGTCGTCGGTCAGATGGGTGTACTCACGCACGTCGGCATAGGCCACGGTGTGCTCCTTCGGATGGTGAGTGGATCAAGGTTCTAGAGGGACAACGTGCAGTCGCCGACGGCGACGGACACGCAGGTCTGGATGTACTGGCCGGGCTCGCCGTGCTCGTCGCCATTGCGCAGGTCGCGGACGCGACCGGCAGCCAGGGGGACGTCGCACGTGTGGCAGATGCCCATGCGGCAGCCGAACAGCATGTTGACGCCAGCCCGCTCCCCCGCCTCGAGCAGGGTCTCGGCGCCGTCGACCTCGACGGTCGGGCCGCCCACGCCGAACGTGGCCGTGCCACCGGCGTCGCCACCGTCGACCCGCTGCAGGGTGAAGCGCTCGACGTGGATGTTCTCCTCGAGCCCGGCCTCGGCGTAGTGCTCGGTGAACGCGTCGAGCATGGGGCCGGGACCGCAGGCCCACGTCTCACGCTCGCGCCAGTCCGCGCACACGTCGTCGAGCTGCTCGGCGGTGAACATCCCGTCGGTGTCGGTGAACCGCTCGTGGAACGTGAACGAGGGGTACCGCAGGGCGAGGACGCGCAGCTCGTAGAGGAACATCATCTGCTCCTCGTTGACGGCGGAGTAGACCAGCTCGACGTCGGGCATGTGGTCACGGCGATCGAGCGTGCGCAGGATCGACATGACCGGCGTGATGCCGCTGCCGCCGACGACGAAGAGCATCTTGGCCGGCGGGGGCTCGGGCACCGTGAAGTCGCCCTGGGGGGCCGCGAGGCGCACGATCGTGCCCGGCTCGACGCCCTCGACGAGGTGGTTGGAGAGGAAGCCCTCGGGCATCGCCTTGACGGTGATGCTGACGGTCTTGCCCTCGACCAGGGGCGGCGACGACAGCGAGTAGGAGCGCCAGTGGTACTTGCCGTCGACCTCCATGCCGATGCCGATGTACTGGCCCGGCTTGTGGTTGAAGGTCCATCCCCAGCCCGGACGGATCACGAGCGTGGCCGACCGGTCGGTGACCGGTTCGACCCGCTCGATCCGGCCGCGCAGCTCGCGCGCGGACCACAACGGGTTGACCAGACTGAGGTAGTCGTCGGGGTGCAACGGGGTCGTCAGCGCCTTGCCCACGCGCCGGACGCTGCGCAGCACCCGGGACCTCTCGATCAACGAGTCCGCCACGTCGACACCCCTTCGCCCAGACCGATGTTTCCGCCACTGTGACACCCGGTTACATCTCGGGCAAGCCGAAAATTGACGCCGCGACAACGCCGCAGGTCAGAGGGGGTCCGCGTGCGCGACGTCACGGCGCGAGGCACGGTGGTCACGTCACGTCCACTTCGACGAAAGGTCCCTCGTGCCGACTCTCGAGTCCAACGACATCACCCTCAGCTACACCGACTCAGGCGGCGACGGCCGGCCCGTCGTCCTGATCCACGGCTGGCCCCTCAGCGGCGCGTCGTGGTCAGAGCAGGTCCCGGCCCTCACCGCTGCCGGGTACCGCGTCATCACGTACGACCGCCGAGGCTTCGGCGAGTCCGACAAGCCCGACGGCGGCTACGACTACGACACGTTCAGCGAGGACCTCGCCGGAGTGCTCGACCACCTCGACGTCGCCGACGCCACGCTGGTCGGCTTCTCGATGGGCGGCGGCGAGGTCGCGCGGTACCTCGGTGCCCGCGGTTCGGAGCGGATCAGGTCGGCCGTGCTGGCCGGTGCCGTGCCTCCGTTCCTGCTCAAGACCGACGACAACCCCGACGGTGGTCTCGGCGACGAGGACGTCGACGGCATGAAGAAGGGCGCCACGGACGACCGCGCCGGATTCCTCGACGGATTCCTGACGAACTTCTTCAGCGCCGACGGCGACCTCAAGGTCACCGAGGAGCAGCGTCAGGAGGCACTCGCCCTCTCCGCGCCCGCGCGGGACGAGGCGGTCGTGGCCTGCATCGACGCGTTCGGCCGCACCGACTTCCGTGCCGATCTGGCGAAGATCGACGTTCCCGTCCTCGTGATCCACGGCGACGCGGACGCGATCGTGCCGTTCGAGGTCTCCGGCCAGCGATCGGCGGAGTCGCTCGCGAACGCGACCCTGCACGTCGTGAAGGGCGGCCCGCACGGCTTCAACGTGAGCCATGCCGACGAGCTCAACACCGCGCTGCTCGACTTCCTCCAGAAGTAGTCGGCCGGAAGCACCGGCACAGCACGACGAAGGCCCCCTGGATCTCCAGGGGGCCTTCGTCGTTCGAGCGTCTAGGACGCCGGCTGGTCCAAGGACGCGGTGGCCCCGGTGATCGCCGTGTTCACCTCGGCGAGCCTCGCCTGGTAGCCCGCGAGGTCGCCGGCAGCCAGCGCGTCCTGGGCCGCGTTGTAGGCCGCCGAGGCCTCGGCGAGCCACTGCGCCGTGGTCTTCGTCCCGGGCTGGGCCGGCGGCTGGTCGGTGTCGCCGCCGTCGTCCACGCCCGGGTCATCGACCGGGATGTCGGGCGCCTGCAGACCCAGCGCGTTGGCCAACGCATCCTCCAGGGTCGTGCCGAAGCCGACGTCCTCGCCGAACGAGACCGCCACGAACTGCAGCACGGGGAACGAGCCGTCGCCCGCGCTGCGCTGGATGTAGACCGGTTGCACGTAGAGCAGGGCTCCGCCCACGGGCAGCGTCAGCAGGTTGCCGCGCAGGATGCTGGCCTCGTTCGACTGGGCGAACGGCAGCAGGGCCTGGGTCACGGCGCTGTCGGTCTCGAACTGGTTGGCGATCTGGGACGGACCCGGCACCTGCGTGTCGCTCGGCAGCTGCAGGATCTGCATCGTGCCGTAGTCCTCGCTGGAGGCCTCGGAGTTGACCGACACGAACGACGCCAGGTTCTGACGGCTGTTCGGCAGGAACACGCTCGTGAGCGAGAAGTTCGGCGTCTGGTCGGCGCCCGGACGGCTCATCGTCAGGTAGTACGGCGGCTGCAGCACTCCCGAGTCACCGCTCTGGGTCGGGTCGCTCGGCACACGCCAGCGCTCGCCGTCCTCGTAGAACGTCTGGGCGTCGGTCACGTGGTACCGGGCGAGCACGTCGCGCTGCACCTTGAACAGGTCGACCGGGTAGCGCAGGTGGCTCATCAGGTCGTCGCTGATCTCGGACTTCTTCTCGACCGAGTCGGGGAAGACCTTCATCCACGCCTCGAGGATCGGGTCCTTCTCGTCCCACTCGTACAGCGCGACGCTGCCGTCGTAGGCGTCGACCACGGCCTTGACCGAGTTGCGCATGTAGTTGATCTCGTCGGACGGCAGTGCCGCCTGGGCACTGTTCTGCGTCAGCGTGTCGGCCGTGGCCGTGCGCAGCGACCGGTGCTCCGAGTACGGGAACGAGTTGCTCGTCGTGTAGCCGTCCACGATCCAGACCACGCGACCGTCGACGACGGCCGGGTAGACGTCGCCGTCGACCGTGAGCCACGGCGCGACCTTCTCGACGCGCTGACGCGGCTCGCGGTCGTAGAGGATCTTGGACTCGGAGTTCACGCGGTCCGACAGCACGATGTTCGGCTCGTTGAACTTGACCGCGTACAGCACCTGGCGGAAGAGGCCGCCGATGCCGACGCCACCGTCGCCGTCGTAGGTGTTCTGCGTCGCCTGCGCGTCGCCGTCGGTGCCGGCGTCGTCGGCGGCGTCACTGGAGCTGCCACCACGCGGGATGTCGACCTCGATCGGATCGGCGCCCTCGGGGCGACCGACGATCGAGTAGCTCGGCGAGTTCTCGCCGAAGTAGATGCGCGGCGGAATGTCGGTCTCGATCTGACCGACGGGCGGGATGTCCTGCACGGCCCACACGGGCTCACCCTGCTCACCGCGCTGGTTGCCGTACGCGGCGATGACGCCGTAGCCGTGCGTGTAGACCGTGTGGTCGTTCGACCACGTGCGCTGGCTCTCCTGCAGACCGGCCAGGTCGACCTCGCGCGCGGCGATGATGACGTCCTGCGGGACGTCGCTGCCCTCGAGGAGGTAGCGGTCGACGTCGAGGGTCTGCGGGACGGTGTAGTAACCACGGACCTGCTGCAGCTGCTGGAACGCGTCGGAGATGAGCGTGGGGTCGAGAAGGCGGCTGCTGACCCGGGACTCGG from Aeromicrobium sp. Sec7.5 harbors:
- a CDS encoding fatty acid desaturase family protein, giving the protein MAYADVREYTHLTDDEVDAIGRELDEIRAEVEASRGQADRDYVLRVITLQRRLAVAGRITLFASMFPPAWLLGTVMLSSAKILENMEIGHNTMHGQWDWMNDPEIHSSNWEWDTTQPAEQWKHSHNYIHHQFTNVLGHDNDVGYGILRMSRDQKWTPYNLGQPVYNALLALLFEWGVALHDLDIEAIRKGKKDPKLLKKQLKQIGDKVGRQALKDYVVYPALTGPAFFHTLTANATSNVVRNLWSYMIIFCGHFPDGAVHFSEEELEDETRAEWYLRQMLGSANFEGGKLLHLMSGQLGYQIEHHLFPDLPSNRYAEVSVKVKDICERYGIPYTTGPLHKQYGQVMRTILKLSLPNRRTKDDATPPPSPARKGRLRDDERPDRRSELGRWTNAAASIL
- a CDS encoding ferredoxin reductase — translated: MADSLIERSRVLRSVRRVGKALTTPLHPDDYLSLVNPLWSARELRGRIERVEPVTDRSATLVIRPGWGWTFNHKPGQYIGIGMEVDGKYHWRSYSLSSPPLVEGKTVSITVKAMPEGFLSNHLVEGVEPGTIVRLAAPQGDFTVPEPPPAKMLFVVGGSGITPVMSILRTLDRRDHMPDVELVYSAVNEEQMMFLYELRVLALRYPSFTFHERFTDTDGMFTAEQLDDVCADWRERETWACGPGPMLDAFTEHYAEAGLEENIHVERFTLQRVDGGDAGGTATFGVGGPTVEVDGAETLLEAGERAGVNMLFGCRMGICHTCDVPLAAGRVRDLRNGDEHGEPGQYIQTCVSVAVGDCTLSL
- a CDS encoding alpha/beta fold hydrolase, giving the protein MPTLESNDITLSYTDSGGDGRPVVLIHGWPLSGASWSEQVPALTAAGYRVITYDRRGFGESDKPDGGYDYDTFSEDLAGVLDHLDVADATLVGFSMGGGEVARYLGARGSERIRSAVLAGAVPPFLLKTDDNPDGGLGDEDVDGMKKGATDDRAGFLDGFLTNFFSADGDLKVTEEQRQEALALSAPARDEAVVACIDAFGRTDFRADLAKIDVPVLVIHGDADAIVPFEVSGQRSAESLANATLHVVKGGPHGFNVSHADELNTALLDFLQK
- a CDS encoding UPF0182 family membrane protein; amino-acid sequence: MSDIFGTPDQPVQNAPERRRRVLVPTLVTVAVLIFLGSIFTNIYTDRLWYKSVGYTDVFTKVLLTRIGMFAAFGLLFALFVVGSAYLAWRFRPENPPIRRDDPAFRYRQALSPILRPITIVGALVLAAFAGSVAQGQWQTFQLWRAGGSFGVTDAHFSRDIGFFVFDYPWFRFLSTFGFTTVVVAFIVTAFTLYVFGGIRVIGGIHVSRAAQVHLSVVVGIGLLLRAFSYYLDRYGYAVGNSSLFDGIGYTDAMARIPARNVLAIVAIVVALLFFAMIFLKSWVLPGLGLAGLLVASIVIGGIWPYAMQSFQVRPSEPDREGPYIAKNIDATREAYGVADSETEDYTAKTELTPEELAGSAESRVSSRLLDPTLISDAFQQLQQVRGYYTVPQTLDVDRYLLEGSDVPQDVIIAAREVDLAGLQESQRTWSNDHTVYTHGYGVIAAYGNQRGEQGEPVWAVQDIPPVGQIETDIPPRIYFGENSPSYSIVGRPEGADPIEVDIPRGGSSSDAADDAGTDGDAQATQNTYDGDGGVGIGGLFRQVLYAVKFNEPNIVLSDRVNSESKILYDREPRQRVEKVAPWLTVDGDVYPAVVDGRVVWIVDGYTTSNSFPYSEHRSLRTATADTLTQNSAQAALPSDEINYMRNSVKAVVDAYDGSVALYEWDEKDPILEAWMKVFPDSVEKKSEISDDLMSHLRYPVDLFKVQRDVLARYHVTDAQTFYEDGERWRVPSDPTQSGDSGVLQPPYYLTMSRPGADQTPNFSLTSVFLPNSRQNLASFVSVNSEASSEDYGTMQILQLPSDTQVPGPSQIANQFETDSAVTQALLPFAQSNEASILRGNLLTLPVGGALLYVQPVYIQRSAGDGSFPVLQFVAVSFGEDVGFGTTLEDALANALGLQAPDIPVDDPGVDDGGDTDQPPAQPGTKTTAQWLAEASAAYNAAQDALAAGDLAGYQARLAEVNTAITGATASLDQPAS